The Wolbachia endosymbiont (group B) of Gerris lacustris genomic interval AACTAGCACAGTTACCACCGCTGATATAAAAAGGGCAGCAGAAGAATTGCTATCTCAGCATGAAAAAGTTACTTTAGCTGCGATTGGGGAAATTAATTCATTGCCAAGTTACGATAAAGTGCTTTCTATGCTTAGTGTACTTTAATTATGTTGCTTATGCTCACTAAAAAGTTCAATGAATAGTTGCAAAATCCTTTCTATAAAAAGTTTGCTTTCTGGTTTATCGCATATACCATTCATCACTTTATTGAAAGTTTTTTCGCTGTTTTGTAAAAATAAATAGCTTTCTACTGATTGCACAATAGACAAGGCCATTAAGATTCCTCCTATCACTAAACAAGAAGCTATAGCAGGTACAGTACCTACTGCAACTCCAGTTGCGATTAATGGTAAACCAGCTAAAAGTGTAAAGGCTGAAACACAAAACGCTATTTGATGTTTTTCTTTATTTTTAACCATAAATGCCTCACAAAAATTACATTTCTAGTATGTCAGTATATATAATATACTGTCAAGTTAAAAAAAAATGCAACACACATGCGCAAAAGATGCTAATTATGGATTGGTCAGGAAAGAGTAGGAAGAGGAAGGCTTTTTCTGTTTTAGAGAACATAAAATAAGCGTAGAAGAAATATGAACTAGGTATATAATTCACAATGTAAAGGCACTTCACTAACCCAATTATTTTTTTCCTGATCTAACCTATCATTCAATATCGCTTGTCTTATTGATTCCATCAACTTATTCATGAAGAAAACATTGTGAATGGTAACAAGTGTATAAGCCAGCAATTCCTTTGCTTTTAGTAAATGGTGTATATAAGCTCTTGAATGTCTCCTGCAGGTAAAGCACAAACAATCACTCTCAATTGGGTTATCATCTAGTTCGAATCGTTGATTTCGCAAATTAATATGCTCTTTACACTTTGAAGAAATAGAATCTCTGTTTTTTACTTTAACAAGTGCGCCACCATGTCTTGCGAGGCGAGTTGGATGCACACAATCAAATGTGTCAACACCAAGCTCTACTGCACGAAAGATGTCCACAATTCCACCAATACCAAGCAAATGAGTAGGCCTCTCTTTTTTTAAACGTTCCATAGTAAAGGAAACTACGTCATACATCTGCTCTTTACTCTGACCAAGCGATCCACCTATTGCTTGACCCAAAAATGGCAAATTGTTGATAAAGTCACAACTTTCTCCACGTAAATCTTGATACACTCCGCCTTGGCTAATTCCATACAGCGCCTGTTTGCCATCATTATTTTTTTCAAACTCATTTAAAGAACGTTCAGCCCATCTATGGCTCATGAGCATTGATTTTCTTGTGTATTCTTTACTGACATGGAATGGAGTACATTCATCTAAAACTAGGATTAAATCTGCACCTAATTTTTGTTGAATTTGTATAGATTTTTCAGGAGTTAAGCAATAAATTTTACCATTTATGTAAGAACGAAAAATTGCCCCATCTTCATTAATTTTGATCAGAGTTTTTTGTTTCTGTCTTATTCCCTTTATTTCTTCCGAAACTGATCCGTGTCCTAAACTAAATATCTGGTATCCACCAGAATCAGTTAGCATTGGTCCATTCCATCCAATCATCTTGTGCAAGCCACCGAGTTTTGCCACAGTATCCTCTCCCGGTTGTAGCATTAGGTGATAAGTGTTGGAAAGTATTATCTGAGTACCTGCTTCTCTGATTCTCTCGATATCTGCAGCTTTAATAGCGGCTTTGGTTGCACAAAATATAAATGCTGGTGTTTCTATGTTTCCATTTGGAGTTTTAATTGTGCCAACTCTTGCAGAACCTGATTGTTTAGCTATCTGAAATGCAAATTTCTCTTTCATCTATTTGCTTGAAAGTTCTGCTATAATATTTTCTACTTTTTCAGGAGTGAGATTTTCATAAAAGTCATTATTGATCTGCACTACAGGAGCATTAACACATGCACCAAGACATTCAACTTCTTTTAAAGTAAATAGATTATCTTTAGTGGTTTCACCGATATTGATTCTTAGTTTCTTTTTAAAGGTATTTAACACTTCTTCGCTATTGCATAACCAGCAAGGAGTTGTTCTACAAATTTGTATGAGATATTTACCTACTGGTTTTAAATTATACATGGTGTAAAAATTTGCCACTTCATATACGCGAATATGTGGAATATGCAGCATATCAGCAATATAACGCATAGCAGATTCAGAAACCCATCCGCATTGCTCTTGCACGAGATATAGTAAAGGCATGACAGCGCTACCTTCTCTACCCCTAGGATACATCTCTATAGACTTTTTCGCTTTCCTCAGGTTATCTGATGTAAAACTAAACTGCTCTTCTTTTTCTTTCATCTGTAAGGTTCTTATAAATCTCAACAGATTATATCTGAAAGACTAATAATTACAATTAGACTTCTTGCATAATCTAAAACCTGCTGCGGACAAAGCTTTTATAGCTTAGAGTGATATGCATACCTCGTTATTTTTTCTACGTTGTAATTGATCTACATGAGAAATTTTTTCACCACTGTGTAATCTTTCTCCCTGAAAAATTCCTAAAGGCCTTTCAAAGTAACCACGTTCAATAGCATTGTAAACTGAGTAACCACCAAGTAAGCAATCTACTCCTATTTTCTCCCCACAATCTTTTAATTTTTTCAACCTCTCTAGATCTCTTACTTCTACCTTTATCCAGTCTTTATTCTGCTTATCAGGATACAACCTAACGTCTAATTCTCCCTTAGTGGTAGGGAAAGTCAATAATATATCACTATCGTCCGCAAGATTGGTGTAATTCCTTATACCATCCTTTGTTATAATTGCTACTTCACTTTTACCAATCTTTATTATATCTCTTTCATAATTTATGTTTCCCTGAGCTCTCCTTAGCTCACTAGCTTTTTCTGTGAGCCTTGCAACATTTATTGTGCTATCCTCAGAATATTCTGAATACAAAGTGGTGTTATCCATTTTTGCATTTCTTACCACACCATTAATAACTGCTCCTTTTATAACTTCCATAAAATCTAGAGTGCTATATATATAATCGTAATAAGCTTCTATCATATTCTCTTTGTGCTCTTTAAATTCAGATTCTAGTGTATCAATTACTTTCATATTATCCTTATTATATAACACTGCCCCTATTGATACCAACTTGCATACTATCCTGCTTGCAACTTCAGGATTCTTTCCTAACTCACCAATTCTTTCCATAATACAATCTGTAAAGTTACGCTTCTTATCTTGAGAAAATCGTCTGTTAAACCTTCCTCCTGAGAGAATAGCTTCGTTTACAACTCCTTCCAGTTCATCCATATTTTGAGCTTTAGAAACTTTATCTAAAAATTCTTTTAGCTTTATCTGTCGATTCGGCGGTAAATTACTCCATAAATCCCTAGAATAATACTCCTTCTCATCATAACTTGACCATTGTAAATTGGTTGCATCTACTTTCAAAAGCAATCTTTTTACTTCAAATTTAAGTTGGTTTTTTACTCTTTCATCAGTACTTGAATGAGCAAAAGAATCAAGATTTTTAGCATGTTGATGCACCTTCAACTCTCCTTCATTACTTCGAAGATTCAAAACCATTCTTAGATCTTGATCATTCCCAAAATCATCTAAGAATTCCTGTAGATCTTCAACAACTGAATCACCTTCTGAGTTATTTACTATATCCAACAACTTGCTTCTCAAGCCCCCCTGTCTCTTAGTTAAAACGTAACCTGAACCATCTTCGAACCAGTCTTTCGTTTCCATTATAGAGCGTAACTTATCACTCAACTTCTCTCGCTTATAAGTCACAAAGTACTTTTCAATATGTTCATGATGATTATCACGTGCAACTTGCAGAGGAGTTTTTCCTTGTTTATCACCTTGATCAGAAATAGTTCCTTTCTCTAAGAGTAAAACTACGCCTTCAGAACAACCAACACTAGCAACATGATGCAAAGGCGTTTTTTTTTCATTATCTTCTGCATTAAGGTCAGCTCCCTTTTCTAAGAGAGCAGCTATACTATAAGAACCTGCACATGATCTCAAGAAAGGAATAAACTAAGAGATAATGTATATAAGTTAGGATATATGAGGAGTGTATACCCAAGTGATATAAGTCGGGAAAGATTTGAGATTATATTACCAGATCTAGAATCCTGTAGAAAAAAAACAAAACCAAGAAAACTGGATTTATATGAGTTATTTTGCGGTGTACTTTATGTGCTAATACCAATTCCCGCTATACAAGCAACGAATAGACAATAATGGAAAAAAAGCCATACTGGAGTAAGTAAAATAGCGAGGTTTAGATGGCATTAAGATCAAAATTATTGGATGAAAAAGTGGTGGAATCAGCAAAAGAGATGCTGAAGAAAGTAAGAAATAATGCGTATGTTGCAAAAAAACTAAATGCTGTAATTGCAGCAAAAAAGCACAGTATAACAGCTGTAGCAAAAATATGTTGCATTTCGAGAAAGGCAATTACTACATGGATAAAGCACATAAAATTTGGAAGAGAAGAAAAATTATTTTCTCCACCTCAATGCCGTAGAAAAACTATATTGAACCAAAGTCAACTTGAACAAATTGAGGTGTGGATAGAGGAAAACCCCAATATTACTATTAGAGAAATGAGAATAAGAATCCAAGAAAGATTTGGTTTGAATATCAGCAAATCCACAATACATCGTAATATGCAAAGAATGAAATTCTCATATATCACACCAAGACCAGTTCATAGTGGACAGGATAAAAATAAGCAAGAGGAGTTTAAAAAAAAACCTCAATGAAACTATTGTCATGCATTCTGAAAAAGAGCTATTTTTCTTCGATGAATCACGGTTTGGTACACATTCAAAAGTTGGACATGGGTGGTTTAAAAAAGGCAGTAGGACACAGGTTAAGGTAAAATTAGGTAGGGAAAATTTTTATCTCTATAGTGCAGTTAATCCCAGAAATGGAGAGAATTTTAGCTTATTTGCACCAAACGTCAACACTGCTTGTATAAATATATTCCTTGAACAGATGTCGCAATATTTAGGAATACGAAAGGCTTTTCTCGTGATGGATTGCGCTAGTTGGCATAAGTCAAAAAGTTTAAAGATACCTAAAAATATCGAAATTATATACCTACCACCATACTCACCTGACCTCAATCCTGTTGAGAGGTTTTGGTTATATATAAAACAGAACATTTTGCGCAATAAAATCTACGATACAATTGTTCTGCTTGAGAGCGCTTTGTGTAAATTTATTACCTCTCTTTCCCCTTCCACGGTTAAACAACTCTGCAATGCTTCTTATTTGGTTCATTAATAATGAGAGTTGGTATTAGTAGCATTATCTTCTATTTTTTTTATTCCTACATTTCCATATAATGCTGAAGTTAGCGAAATTTCACCACTTTGCTTATCTTTTACTCGATATCCAAAACATGTAGCAAGACGCCTCTTTTTCGATTCACCTAAAACAACACCTTTAGTTATGTGAGAAACGGGAAATTCTCCTTTCTCATTACTAACTGAAATGTAATTTATTACTCTAGATGCAGCGTCTATTGCTAACTTCTCAACTCCCCTCTTCCAAGAAGAGGAATCAGCATCCACAACTCCAGTTAATTGCTTCTCAAATTTTTGAAAAATCTCCAAGCTAGCCTCTACTAAAATCTTTCTCATTTGATCTTCTAAAAGCACAAGTGCTGCAAAAGCTTTTTTCACTCTGTCCTTGTGTTTTTTTGCAGCAAGAAAATCTATACCTTCACTTATTTTACAAATACCTAGTTTCAATGGGCTTGGTGGAATGACATTATTCACAATAGAGTTGACATGGGTTAATATTTTGCCTGGTTTTCGTGTTTTGAACCTGGTTTTGCTTCTTTAGAACATTCAGATAATTTTTCCTCGGATTCTTTAACAAAAGTCTTAACAAAAAAAGTTGGGAACGTTCAAAAAAGTGTGTCAAACCGAAAAAAAAGTAATAAATTGATATAAAAAATGGAGGTTTGATATGAGTCAAGCAAATAGAACTACTGGTTTGGTAGATTATAAAGAATTAGAAACAAATATCCTGTCATCTATACGAGAAGGAAGACCATTGACAGGAAGAGATGGAGCATTAACACCGTTTATAAAAAGGTTGCTAGAGGCAAGTCTGGAAGGTGAAATAGAAAGCTACATGTCAGCTGAAAGTGAAGAAAATAACCGAAGAAATGGGAGAAACGCAAAAACTTTACGCACGAGTGCAGGCTCATTTGAGCTGCTAATACCAACTCTCATTATTAATGAACCAAATAAGAAGCATTGCAGAGTTGTTTAACCGTGGAAGGGGAAAGAGAGGTAATAAATTTACACAAAGCGCTCTCAAGCAGAACAATTGTATCGTAGATTTTATTGCGCAAAATGTTCTGTTTTATATATAACCAAAACCTCTCAACAGGATTGAGGTCAGGTGAGTATGGTGGTAGGTATATAATTTCGATATTTTTAGGTATCTTTAAACTTTTTGACTTATGCCAACTAGCGCAATCCATCACGAGAAAAGCCTTTCGTATTCCTAAATATTGCGACATCTGTTCAAGGAATATATTTATACAAGCAGTGTTGACGTTTGGTGCAAATAAGCTAAAATTCTCTCCATTTCTGGGATTAACTGCACTATAGAGATAAAAATTTTCCCTACCTAATTTTACCTTAACCTGTGTCCTACTGCCTTTTTTAAACCACCCATGTCCAACTTTTGAATGTGTACCAAACCGTGATTCATCGAAGAAAAATAGCTCTTTTTCAGAATGCATGACAATAGTTTCATTGAGGTTTTTTTTTAAACTCCTCTTGCTTATTTTTATCCTGTCCACTATGAACTGGTCTTGGTGTGATATATGAGAATTTCATTCTTTGCATATTACGATGTATTGTGGATTTGCTGATATTCAAACCAAATCTTTCTTGGATTCTTATTCTCATTTCTCTAATAGTAATATTGGGGTTTTCCTCTATCCACACCTCAATTTGTTCAAGTTGACTTTGGTTCAATATAGTTTTTCTACGGCGTTGAGGTGGAGAAAATAATTTTTCTTCTCTTCCAAATTTTATGTGCTTTATCCATGTAGTAATTGCCTTTCTCGAAATGCAACATATTTTTGCTACAGCTGTTATACTGTGCTTTTTTGCTGCAATTACAGCATTTAGTTTTTTTGCAACATACGCATTATTTCTTACTTTCTTCAGCATCTCTTTTGCTGATTCCACCACTTTTTCATCCAATAATTTTGATCTTAATGCCATCTAAACCTCGCTATTTTACTTACTCCAGTATGGCTTTTTTTCCATTATTGTCTATTCGTTGCTTGTATAGCGGGAATTGGTATAAGATGGCAAATTATTTAAATTATATAAGAGCCATATAGGACTTGATAAACTAAAAGGAAAGCCATATAGGGTATTATGTGAATTATATGCTAAATTGTGTGCGATTCTTATGTTTCATGGGTTGTACAGAACTAAAAAAGGGTTAGTCTAACAAAGGCATTTATTGAGCTTAAAAGGCGAGTTAGAGAGCTATTCTTAACATTAAATTGTGTAGTCAGTAAAGTACAAATTTTCCTCAAAAAACTCATCTCAACCTGGTCAAAATTCTCCTTAAAAGATAAATATAGAAAAACAAGAATATCAACTTTGAGTTCAATAAATTTGCTCATTTTTCCTTAACTTGACGCGTATGGTTTGTTTAACACTCCCGCAAAAAGAATTTAGACGTTCTACTGTCAACCTAGTATCCAGAATAAAAAAATATCAAAGCCGTCACATTATATCATGAACCTTTTCCAAGACTTTTTTCATATTTTCGCTTGAAAGTGGAATTAAGCCAAGCCTAGATAGATATCCACCTTCAGTACTAATAGAGTCTACAACTTCTCTAATGAATTCTCTTAATCCATCAATAGTGTCTAAATGCTCTTTCTTTATATAAAGATATAAAGGCCTTGCTAATATATACTTTCCCGATGATATATTTTTATAAGTTGGCTCAATTCCTGCGATTGTGCTTCCTTGAATCTCATCTTGGTTTTTCGCTAAAAAACTGAAGCTAAATATTCCTAAAGCATTTTTATTGCTCTTCAATTTTTGTATTATTATGTTTTCATTAATTCCAACTTCTATATACCTTCCATCATCTCTGATATTACTACATGCTTTCTTTCTTTTTTCTTGGTCTTGATAATTCTCTTTGAAAATCCTTGAGTTCATGCATGAATATTGATCAAGCATAATAAAATTAATCAAAGTTTCATGTGTACCTGTATTTTGATGTGGACCATAGATTTTAATTTCTGTTTTTGGTAGAGCTTGATTTACATCAGACCAAAATTTCTTGTTATTCTTTACTAATCTATCATTGTCTTCAGAATATGAAGATAAAGTTTCAAACAGGTCATTTTTTGTAAAATCAAATCTATGGCTTTGATTTGAATTTGCAATAACAATTCCATCATAGCCAATTATGATCTCTATTACTTCATTCACTTTATTTCTTTTACATAATTCTCTCTCTACTTCCTTCATAGGGCGAGATGAAGTAGTGATATCTGGTGTGCCTTCCCCTACTCCTGAACAAAACATTTTAAACCCTGATCCACTTCCTATCGATTCTACAACTGGAGTTTTAAAGGAAAATATACGGCTGAATTCTTCAGATATAAATGAGATGAACGGAAAAACAGTTGAAGATCCAACAATTCTGATATATTTTCTAGCATCAGCATTTGACAGCGGCATGAGTAATACAAATGCAAAAATAAGGAAAAAGCGTTTCAGCATCTTTTTTGCTCAAGAGTGTAAACTTAATTATCGTAATAAAAAATCAAACTGAAAAGCTTTTTTCCTAGATTTCAGCAGGTATAACAATCAAATGTGTGCGTAATCTGGTAAACTTGAACCACAGCATTTATACAGTTGCATATGTATCGAATCTTTGTATGTTTTTCAACACTGAAAAATTCTTCCATATTAACTTAATGATGCAATATATCCTTTTCTTTAATAGATAAGTCGTCATCAACTTTTTTTACATTATCATCAGTAATGTTTTGTATTTCCTTTTTGGCAACATGAAAATCATCTTCTGAGATTTCCTTATTTTTCTTCATTTCCTCTATTTCTTCCATAACATCTCTTCGTATATTTCTAATCGCAACTCGCGCATTTTCAGAAAATTGATGCAATAATTTCACTAATTTTTCACGAGTTTCTTGCGTTAAATCTGGAAGAACTATACGTATAGTATTGCCTTCAACAACGGGATTTAAATTCAGGTTAGCATTCAGTATCGCATTTTTTACTTCACCTATAACAGTAATATCCCAAACTTTAACTGATAGAGTTTTATTATCTACAGCTGAAACACCTGCAACTTGGTTCAGTTTTTGATGTCCACCATAGATACTTACAACTATACCATCAAGTAATGATGCACTAGCTCTACCAGTACGTACACCTTTCATATCATCATGAAAAGATTGAATAGTTTTTAGCATTCTTTCTTTTGTTTTAGCTTTTATTTCGTTTAACATAAATTACCTAATGTTTATAATCTGAGACTATAGTATAAGTACCTTGACCCTTAATAATATCGACCATTTTTTCTCTTTTTAAAGAAAAAACTATAATCGGGATAGAATTCTCACGAGCAAGTGAAATTGCTGATGCATCCATAACTTTTAAATCACGAGTTAGCAAATCTGTATAAGAAAGCCTATCATACATCACAGCATCCTCATTTTTTTTTGGATCAGCAGAATATACACCTCTTACTTGCGTACCTTTTAGAATAACATCACAATTCATTTCAACAGCACGTAGAGCTGCAGCTGTATCTGTGGTAAAAAATGGGTTACCTGTACCTGCTGCAAAAATGACAACTCTACCTTTTTCTAAATGATGAATAGCCTTCCTTCTTATATAAGGCTCACATATGGTAGTCATAGGTATAGCAGACAACACCCTAGAGACTATAGAGCTTTTTTCTAAAAAATTTTGCAAAATTAAAGCATTAATGACAGTGCCAAGCATTCCAATATAATCACTGCTTGCTCTTTCACAGCCACTCAAAGATGCTGATGCACCACGAAAAATATTCCCACCACCAACAACAATACAAACTTGAACTCCGAGATTACAAACTTCAACTATGTCTTTGGATAGTTTATCTGTCACTTCCATATCATGGCCAAATAGCTTTGATCCCATCAAAGCCTCCCCAGAGATTTTGAATAACACTCTGGGGTATTTTACTTCTGAAGTTTTGTTACTTATTCGCACCATCCAAAGTAAGTAACTTATAATTAGCTAATTTAACAGCACTTGATTCTATAAAATCAGCAATCTTCATTTTATCATCTTTTATAAACTTCTGCTCTAGCAGAACAACTTCTTCATAGTATTTAGCCATTCGTCCATCTACTATTTTTTTCGCTACCTCTTCAGGTTTATTTAAGCTCTTTACTTGCTCCTCAATTATAGAACGCTCATTGTTTAATTTTTCTTGATCTAAATCATCTATAGATAAAGCTTCAGGTTTCATAGCAACTACATGCATAGCTATTTGCTTTCCAATCTCTTGTTTATCACCAGATGATTGCAATGCTACTAAAGCACCAATCTTACCTAAGCCATGCATATCACCATGTACATAGCCAGCAATAATCCCATCCTTAGTCTCTAGGTAGCAAAGATTGCTTAACTCTAACTTCTCACCAAGAACCGATGTACCACTCATAATAGCTTCCTGTACTGTACCAACATCTTCATATTTGGCATTTTTTAACTCATCAAGACTAGTACAACGTTCTTGACAAGCAATTGATGCTAAATTTGAAACTAATGCTATGAACTTCTCATTTCTAGCAACAAAATCAGTTTCACAATTGACTTCAACCAATACACCATAATTTTTAGCCAAGCACATAGCAATAAGCCCATCGGAAGCTACTCTATCAGACTTTTTGTCAGCTTTAGCAAATCCTATTGTACGTAACCTATCAACGGCTTTCTTAATATCACCATCACACTCTTCTAACGCTTTCTTACAATCGCTTAAGCCAAGCCCTGTTCTATCGCGTAATTCCCTTATACTATCTGAATCCATCTTCATTTACTTACTACTACCTCCCTTTCTGTTTGAACCTTAATACGCTTCTTTTTAGTTTGCACAACATCCTCTTCTTTTTCTTTAATAAGCTCATCACTCTCTATCTCATCAATCTTAACTCTAGACCTTGTCAAACTAGACTCTATTCCAGCTAATATAGAATCAGCAACTAATTTACAATAGAGCTCTATTGATTTTCTTGAATCATCATTTCCTGGTATAGGATAGGCAATACCATCTGGGTCAGAATTGGTATCAAGTACTCCAACTACAGGAATACCCAATTTTTTAGCCTCTTTAACCGCTATATGCTCTTTGTTAGTATCAATAATAAATAAAATATCAGGAACTGCTCCCATTTCTCTAATTCCACCCAATTCTTTATCAAGCTTTTTTCTTTTCTTTTCAATGTTTCCTAATTCTTTTTTTGTTAAGATGCTATCTTCATCATTGGATATTTTCTCATATTGTATCAAAGTTTTTATCGAAGAAGAAACAGTGTTCCAATTAGTAAGCATACCGCCAAGCCATCGATCATTTACATAATATTGACCACAACGAACCGCTTCACTTGCAACAATATCTAAAGCTTGAAATTTCGTACCAACAAATAAAATGCGACCATCTTGAGATGCAACATCGTATAAAGCTTTCATCGCCACCTCTAACAACGGTAATGTTTTTCGTAAGTCTATTATGTGTATACGATTCTGTTGATGTATACCATATATGTATGGGGCCATTTTCGCATTCCAGCGACTAACTTTATGGCCAAAATGCACACCAGATTCAGCTAAATCACGCATAGCGACTTTAGGCAAATTTGTCATATCTACTCCTCCAAATAGTTTATCCTCCATGGCACAACCCTAACGGGACTACTTGCATAAGCCATGTGTGAAATTAAGTTATTTACATAGTAATAAAAAAGACAAC includes:
- the tgt gene encoding tRNA guanosine(34) transglycosylase Tgt, whose translation is MKEKFAFQIAKQSGSARVGTIKTPNGNIETPAFIFCATKAAIKAADIERIREAGTQIILSNTYHLMLQPGEDTVAKLGGLHKMIGWNGPMLTDSGGYQIFSLGHGSVSEEIKGIRQKQKTLIKINEDGAIFRSYINGKIYCLTPEKSIQIQQKLGADLILVLDECTPFHVSKEYTRKSMLMSHRWAERSLNEFEKNNDGKQALYGISQGGVYQDLRGESCDFINNLPFLGQAIGGSLGQSKEQMYDVVSFTMERLKKERPTHLLGIGGIVDIFRAVELGVDTFDCVHPTRLARHGGALVKVKNRDSISSKCKEHINLRNQRFELDDNPIESDCLCFTCRRHSRAYIHHLLKAKELLAYTLVTIHNVFFMNKLMESIRQAILNDRLDQEKNNWVSEVPLHCELYT
- the nuoE gene encoding NADH-quinone oxidoreductase subunit NuoE, with product MKEKEEQFSFTSDNLRKAKKSIEMYPRGREGSAVMPLLYLVQEQCGWVSESAMRYIADMLHIPHIRVYEVANFYTMYNLKPVGKYLIQICRTTPCWLCNSEEVLNTFKKKLRINIGETTKDNLFTLKEVECLGACVNAPVVQINNDFYENLTPEKVENIIAELSSK
- a CDS encoding ankyrin repeat domain-containing protein, with amino-acid sequence MRSCAGSYSIAALLEKGADLNAEDNEKKTPLHHVASVGCSEGVVLLLEKGTISDQGDKQGKTPLQVARDNHHEHIEKYFVTYKREKLSDKLRSIMETKDWFEDGSGYVLTKRQGGLRSKLLDIVNNSEGDSVVEDLQEFLDDFGNDQDLRMVLNLRSNEGELKVHQHAKNLDSFAHSSTDERVKNQLKFEVKRLLLKVDATNLQWSSYDEKEYYSRDLWSNLPPNRQIKLKEFLDKVSKAQNMDELEGVVNEAILSGGRFNRRFSQDKKRNFTDCIMERIGELGKNPEVASRIVCKLVSIGAVLYNKDNMKVIDTLESEFKEHKENMIEAYYDYIYSTLDFMEVIKGAVINGVVRNAKMDNTTLYSEYSEDSTINVARLTEKASELRRAQGNINYERDIIKIGKSEVAIITKDGIRNYTNLADDSDILLTFPTTKGELDVRLYPDKQNKDWIKVEVRDLERLKKLKDCGEKIGVDCLLGGYSVYNAIERGYFERPLGIFQGERLHSGEKISHVDQLQRRKNNEVCISL
- a CDS encoding IS630 family transposase (programmed frameshift); this translates as MALRSKLLDEKVVESAKEMLKKVRNNAYVAKKLNAVIAAKKHSITAVAKICCISRKAITTWIKHIKFGREEKLFSPPQCRRKTILNQSQLEQIEVWIEENPNITIREMRIRIQERFGLNISKSTIHRNMQRMKFSYITPRPVHSGQDKNKQEEFKKNLNETIVMHSEKELFFFDESRFGTHSKVGHGWFKKGSRTQVKVKLGRENFYLYSAVNPRNGENFSLFAPNVNTACINIFLEQMSQYLGIRKAFLVMDCASWHKSKSLKIPKNIEIIYLPPYSPDLNPVERFWLYIKQNILRNKIYDTIVLLESALCKFITSLSPSTVKQLCNASYLVH
- a CDS encoding IS630 family transposase (programmed frameshift), coding for MALRSKLLDEKVVESAKEMLKKVRNNAYVAKKLNAVIAAKKHSITAVAKICCISRKAITTWIKHIKFGREEKLFSPPQRRRKTILNQSQLEQIEVWIEENPNITIREMRIRIQERFGLNISKSTIHRNMQRMKFSYITPRPVHSGQDKNKQEEFKKNLNETIVMHSEKELFFFDESRFGTHSKVGHGWFKKGSRTQVKVKLGRENFYLYSAVNPRNGENFSLFAPNVNTACINIFLEQMSQYLGIRKAFLVMDCASWHKSKSLKIPKNIEIIYLPPYSPDLNPVERFWLYIKQNILRNKIYDTIVLLESALCKFITSLSPSTVKQLCNASYLVH
- a CDS encoding substrate-binding domain-containing protein; this encodes MLKRFFLIFAFVLLMPLSNADARKYIRIVGSSTVFPFISFISEEFSRIFSFKTPVVESIGSGSGFKMFCSGVGEGTPDITTSSRPMKEVERELCKRNKVNEVIEIIIGYDGIVIANSNQSHRFDFTKNDLFETLSSYSEDNDRLVKNNKKFWSDVNQALPKTEIKIYGPHQNTGTHETLINFIMLDQYSCMNSRIFKENYQDQEKRKKACSNIRDDGRYIEVGINENIIIQKLKSNKNALGIFSFSFLAKNQDEIQGSTIAGIEPTYKNISSGKYILARPLYLYIKKEHLDTIDGLREFIREVVDSISTEGGYLSRLGLIPLSSENMKKVLEKVHDIM
- the frr gene encoding ribosome recycling factor gives rise to the protein MLNEIKAKTKERMLKTIQSFHDDMKGVRTGRASASLLDGIVVSIYGGHQKLNQVAGVSAVDNKTLSVKVWDITVIGEVKNAILNANLNLNPVVEGNTIRIVLPDLTQETREKLVKLLHQFSENARVAIRNIRRDVMEEIEEMKKNKEISEDDFHVAKKEIQNITDDNVKKVDDDLSIKEKDILHH
- the pyrH gene encoding UMP kinase → MVRISNKTSEVKYPRVLFKISGEALMGSKLFGHDMEVTDKLSKDIVEVCNLGVQVCIVVGGGNIFRGASASLSGCERASSDYIGMLGTVINALILQNFLEKSSIVSRVLSAIPMTTICEPYIRRKAIHHLEKGRVVIFAAGTGNPFFTTDTAAALRAVEMNCDVILKGTQVRGVYSADPKKNEDAVMYDRLSYTDLLTRDLKVMDASAISLARENSIPIIVFSLKREKMVDIIKGQGTYTIVSDYKH
- the tsf gene encoding translation elongation factor Ts, with the translated sequence MKMDSDSIRELRDRTGLGLSDCKKALEECDGDIKKAVDRLRTIGFAKADKKSDRVASDGLIAMCLAKNYGVLVEVNCETDFVARNEKFIALVSNLASIACQERCTSLDELKNAKYEDVGTVQEAIMSGTSVLGEKLELSNLCYLETKDGIIAGYVHGDMHGLGKIGALVALQSSGDKQEIGKQIAMHVVAMKPEALSIDDLDQEKLNNERSIIEEQVKSLNKPEEVAKKIVDGRMAKYYEEVVLLEQKFIKDDKMKIADFIESSAVKLANYKLLTLDGANK
- the rpsB gene encoding 30S ribosomal protein S2, translating into MTNLPKVAMRDLAESGVHFGHKVSRWNAKMAPYIYGIHQQNRIHIIDLRKTLPLLEVAMKALYDVASQDGRILFVGTKFQALDIVASEAVRCGQYYVNDRWLGGMLTNWNTVSSSIKTLIQYEKISNDEDSILTKKELGNIEKKRKKLDKELGGIREMGAVPDILFIIDTNKEHIAVKEAKKLGIPVVGVLDTNSDPDGIAYPIPGNDDSRKSIELYCKLVADSILAGIESSLTRSRVKIDEIESDELIKEKEEDVVQTKKKRIKVQTEREVVVSK